The proteins below are encoded in one region of Thermothelomyces thermophilus ATCC 42464 chromosome 1, complete sequence:
- a CDS encoding 3-hydroxyacyl-CoA dehydrogenase-like protein, producing MRGPSNSGISQLMRPSLSRALLSTSPQGQQWPRPASWETTRLNPTGRLLLLLQHANQRSAFSTTTTSSLFEEKAAQEPQQPNQPKWRPPSDQALEQRPVLVVGAGNIGRRVALVWASNRRPVTIYDISPEALRSATEYVTDNLAAYCAARETHPGPVRTTTDLRTATATSGSPARDSAGAVAAEELARAPWLAIECLPESRPLKTSVLALLERSLPADCVLASNSSSLTTAEMAAEGPLNHPHRLLNTHYLIPPRNRMVEIMSSGATDPAIAPFLAAHMRRVGLAPVVVPDGLQSPGLVFNRVWAACKRETLAVLAEGVARPADVDALFRDFFHAEKGPCERMDEVGLDTVARVEQHNLERAPGLGSEGVLRWLRDNYVDKGRLGEKTGDGLFTEAERARLREEHERGRHEKVEETAGA from the coding sequence ATGAGAGGCCCGTCCAACTCGGGAATCTCGCAGCTGATGCGCCCCTCACTCTCCCGAGCCCTATTATCAACCTCCCCCCAAGGTCAACAATGGCCACGGCCAGCCTCATGGGAGACGACTCGCTTGAACCCAACCGGCCgcttactattattactacaaCATGCCAATCAACGCTCGGCCttctccaccaccaccacatcATCCCTTTTCGAGGAGAAAGCGGCCCAGGAGCCGCAGCAGCCGAACCAGCCGAAATGGCGGCCGCCTAGCGATCAAGCACTCGAGCAGCGCCCCGTGCTGGTCGTCGGGGCGGGTAACATTGGCCGGCGCGTGGCGCTGGTATGGGCGTCGAACCGGCGGCCGGTCACCATCTACGACATCTCGCCGGAGGCGCTGCGGTCGGCGACCGAGTACGTGACGGACAACCTGGCGGCGTACTGCGCGGCGCGCGAGACGCACCCGGGCCCCGTGCGGACGACGACGGACCTgcggacggcgacggcgacgtcggGCTCGCCGGCGCGCGACTCGGCCGGGGCGGTCGCGGCCGAGGAGCTCGCCAGGGCGCCGTGGCTGGCGATCGAGTGCCTGCCCGAGTCGCGGCCGCTCAAGACGTCGGTGCTGGCGCTGCTGGAGCGGTCGCTCCCCGCCGACTGCGTGCTGGCgtccaacagcagcagcctgACGACGGCCGAGATGGCGGCCGAGGGCCCGCTGAACCACCCGCACCGGCTGCTCAACACGCACTACCTGATCCCGCCGCGCAACCGCATGGTGGAGATCATGTCGTCCGGGGCGACCGACCCGGCCATCGCGCCCTTCCTGGCGGCCCACATGCGCCGCGTCGGGCTGGCCCCCGTCGTGGTGCCCGACGGCCTCCAGTCGCCCGGCCTCGTCTTCAACCGCGTCTGGGCGGCCTGCAAGCGCGAGACGCTGGCGGTGCTGGCCGAGGGCGTGGCGCGGCCGGCCGACGTCGACGCCCTGTTCCGCGACTTCTTCCACGCCGAGAAGGGCCCCTGCGAGCGCATGGACGAGGTCGGCCTCGACACGGTCGCCCGGGTCGAGCAGCACAACCTCGAGCGCGCGCCGGGGCTCGGCAGCGAGGGCGTGCTGCGCTGGCTGCGCGACAACTACGTCGACAAGGGCAGGCTCGGCGAGAAGACCGGCGACGGCCTGTTCACCGAGGCCGAGAGGGCTCGGCTGAGGGAGGAGCACGAGCGAGGGAGGCATGAGAAGGTCGAGGAAACAGCCGGCGCATAA